A genomic region of Equus caballus isolate H_3958 breed thoroughbred chromosome 1, TB-T2T, whole genome shotgun sequence contains the following coding sequences:
- the GPAM gene encoding glycerol-3-phosphate acyltransferase 1, mitochondrial isoform X4, with protein sequence MDESALTLGTIDVSYLPNSSEYSVGRCKHASEEWSECGFRPTLFRSATLKWKESLMGRKRPFVGRCCYSCTPQSWDKFFNSSIPSLGLRNVIYINETHTRHRGWLARRLSYVLFVQERDVHRGMFATNVTENVLNSSRVQEAIAEVAAELNPDGSAQQQSKAISKVKKKAKKILQEMVATVSPTMIRLTGWVLLKLFNSFFWNIQIHKGQLEMVKAAAEMNLPLIFLPVHRSHIDYLLLTFILFCYNIKAPYIASGNNLNLPIFSTLIHKLGGFFIRRRLDETPDGRKDTLYRALLHGHIVELLRQQQFLEIFLEGTRSRSGKTSCARAGLLSVVVDTMSTKTIPDILIIPVGISYDRIIEGHYNGEQLGKPKKNESLWSVARGVIRMLRKNYGCVRVDFAQPFSLKEYLESQSQKPVSAPLSLEQALLPAMLPSRPSDAADEGTDMSINESRNATDEPFRRRLIANLAEHILFTASKSCAIMSTHIVACLLLYRHRQGIDLSTLVEDFFVMKEEVLARDFDLGFSGNSEDVVMHAIQLLGNCVTITHTSRNDEFFITPSTTVPSVFELNFYSNGVLHVFIMESIIACSLYAVLNKRGCGGSASASPSLISQEQLVRKAASLCYLLSNEGTISLPCQTFYQVCHETVGKLIQYGILIVAEQDDQEDVSPGLTEQQWDKKLPEALSWRSDEEDEDSDFGEEQRDCYLKVSQSKEHQQFLSFLQRLLGPLLEAYSSAAIFIHNFSGPVPEPEYLQKLHKYLITRTERNVAVYAESATYCLVKNAVKMFKDVGVFKETKQKRVSVLELSSTFLPHCNRQKLLEYILSFVVL encoded by the exons atggatgaatctgCACTGACCCTTGGCACAATAGATGTTTCTTATCTGCCAAATTCATCAGAATACAGTGTTGGTCGATGTAAGCATGCAAGCGAGGAATGG AGTGAATGTGGTTTCAGACCTACTCTCTTCAGATCTGCAAccttaaaatggaaagaaagcctAATGGGCCGGAAAAGGCCATTTGTCGGAAGATGTTGTTATTCCTGTACTCCCCAGAGCTGG gATAAATTTTTCAACTCCAGTATCCCGTCTTTGGGTTTGCGGAATGTTATTTATATCAATGAAACTCACACAAg GCACCGAGGATGGCTGGCAAGACGTCTTTCTTACGTGCTGTTTGTTCAAGAGCGAGATGTCCATAGAGGCATGTTTGCCACCAATGTGACTGAAAATGTACTAAACAGCAGTAG AGTACAAGAGGCAATTGCAGAAGTGGCTGCTGAATTAAACCCTGATGGTTCTGCACAGCAGCAATCAAAAGCCATCAGTAAAGTGAAGAAGAAAGCCAAAAAGATCCTTCAAGAAATGGTTGCCACTGTCTCCCCGACAATGATCAG ACTGACTGGATGGGTGCTGCTAAAACTGTTCAACAGCTTCTTCTGGAATATTCAAATTCACAAGGGTCAACTTGAGATGGTTAAAGCTGCAGCTGAG ATGAATTTGCCACTTATATTTCTACCAGTTCATAGATCACATATTGACTATCTACTGCTCACTTTCATTCTCTTCTGCTATAACATCAAAGCACCATACATTGCTTCAGGCAATAATCTCAACCTCCCTATCTTCAG TACTTTAATCCATAAGCTTGGGGGCTTTTTCATACGACGGAGGCTAGATGAAACACCAGATGGACGGAAAGATACTCTCTATAGAGCTTTGCTCCATGGG CATATAGTTGAACTACTTCGACAGCAGCAGTTCTTGGAGATTTTTCTGGAAGGCACACGCTCTAGGAGTGGAAAAACCTCCTGTGCTCGGGCAGGACTTTTGTCCGTTGTGGTAGATACTATGTCTACCAAAACCATCCCAGACATCTTGATAATACCTGTTGGAATCTCCTATGATCGTATTATTGAAGGTCACTACAATGGCGAACAGTTG GGAAAACCTAAGAAGAATGAGAGCCTTTGGAGCGTAGCTAGAGGCGTTATCAGAATGTTACGAAAAAACTATGGGTGTGTCAGAGTGGATTTTGCACAGCCGTTTTCCTTAAAG gaatatTTAGAAAGCCAAAGTCAGAAACCTGTGTCTGCTCCACTTTCCCTGGAGCAAGCATTGTTACCAGCTATGCTTCCTTCAAG ACCCAGTGATGCTGCTGATGAAGGTACAGACATGTCCATTAATGAGTCCAGAAATGCAACAGATGAACCCTTCCGAAGAAGATTGATTGCAAATCTGGCTGAGCACATTCTCTTCA CTGCTAGCAAATCCTGTGCTATTATGTCCACGCACATCGTGGCCTGCCTGCTCCTCTACAGACACAGGCAG GGAATCGATCTCTCCACATTGGTGGAGGACTTCTTTGTGATGAAGGAGGAAGTCCTGGCTCGTGATTTTGACCTGGGGTTCTCGGGAAATTCAGAAGATGTAGTCATGCATGCCATACAGCTGCTGGGAAATTGTGTCACAATCACCCACACCAGCAGGAATGATGAGTTTTTTATTACTCCCAGCACAACTGTCCCCTCAGTCTTTGAACTCAACTTCTACAGCAATGGGGTACTCCATGTCTTTATCATGGAGTCCATTATAG CCTGCAGCCTTTACGCAGTTCTGAACAAGAGAGGCTGTGGAGGGTCTGCCAGCGCATCCCCCAGCTTGATCAGCCAGGAGCAGCTGGTGCGGAAGGCCGCCAGTCTGTGCTACCTGCTCTCTAACGAAGGCACCATCTCTCTC CCCTGCCAGACATTTTACCAGGTTTGCCATGAAACAGTAGGAAAGCTCATCCAGTATGGCATTCTTATTGTGGCTGAG CAAGATGATCAGGAAGATGTTAGTCCTGGACTTACTGAGCAGCAGTGGGACAAGAAGCTCCCAGAAGCTTTGTCTTGGAGAAGCGATGAAGAAGATGAAGACAGTGATTTTGGTGAGGAGCAGCGAGATTGCTACCTGAAG GTGAGCCAGTCCAAGGAGCACCAGCAGTTCCTCAGCTTCCTGCAGAGGCTCCTTGGACCTTTGCTGGAGGCCTATAGCTCCGCTGCCATCTTCATTCACAACTTCAGTGGTCCTGTTCCAGAGCCTGAATATCTGCAGAAGCTGCACAAGTACCTAATCACCAGAACGGAAAGAAATGTTGCAGTATATG CTGAGAGTGCCACATATTGTCTTGTGAAGAATGCTGTGAAAATGTTTAAGGATGTTGGG GTTTTCAAAGAGACCAAACAAAAGAGAGTGTCTGTGTTAGAACTCAGCAGCACTTTTCTACCTCACTGTAACCGGCAAAAACTCCTAGAATACATCCTGAGTTTTGTGGTGCTGTAG
- the GPAM gene encoding glycerol-3-phosphate acyltransferase 1, mitochondrial isoform X6: MDESALTLGTIDVSYLPNSSEYSVGRCKHASEEWSECGFRPTLFRSATLKWKESLMGRKRPFVGRCCYSCTPQSWDKFFNSSIPSLGLRNVIYINETHTRHRGWLARRLSYVLFVQERDVHRGMFATNVTENVLNSSRVQEAIAEVAAELNPDGSAQQQSKAISKVKKKAKKILQEMVATVSPTMIRLTGWVLLKLFNSFFWNIQIHKGQLEMVKAAAEMNLPLIFLPVHRSHIDYLLLTFILFCYNIKAPYIASGNNLNLPIFSTLIHKLGGFFIRRRLDETPDGRKDTLYRALLHGHIVELLRQQQFLEIFLEGTRSRSGKTSCARAGLLSVVVDTMSTKTIPDILIIPVGISYDRIIEGHYNGEQLGKPKKNESLWSVARGVIRMLRKNYGCVRVDFAQPFSLKEYLESQSQKPVSAPLSLEQALLPAMLPSRPSDAADEGTDMSINESRNATDEPFRRRLIANLAEHILFTASKSCAIMSTHIVACLLLYRHRQGIDLSTLVEDFFVMKEEVLARDFDLGFSGNSEDVVMHAIQLLGNCVTITHTSRNDEFFITPSTTVPSVFELNFYSNGVLHVFIMESIIACSLYAVLNKRGCGGSASASPSLISQEQLVRKAASLCYLLSNEGTISLQDDQEDVSPGLTEQQWDKKLPEALSWRSDEEDEDSDFGEEQRDCYLKVSQSKEHQQFLSFLQRLLGPLLEAYSSAAIFIHNFSGPVPEPEYLQKLHKYLITRTERNVAVYAESATYCLVKNAVKMFKDVGVFKETKQKRVSVLELSSTFLPHCNRQKLLEYILSFVVL; the protein is encoded by the exons atggatgaatctgCACTGACCCTTGGCACAATAGATGTTTCTTATCTGCCAAATTCATCAGAATACAGTGTTGGTCGATGTAAGCATGCAAGCGAGGAATGG AGTGAATGTGGTTTCAGACCTACTCTCTTCAGATCTGCAAccttaaaatggaaagaaagcctAATGGGCCGGAAAAGGCCATTTGTCGGAAGATGTTGTTATTCCTGTACTCCCCAGAGCTGG gATAAATTTTTCAACTCCAGTATCCCGTCTTTGGGTTTGCGGAATGTTATTTATATCAATGAAACTCACACAAg GCACCGAGGATGGCTGGCAAGACGTCTTTCTTACGTGCTGTTTGTTCAAGAGCGAGATGTCCATAGAGGCATGTTTGCCACCAATGTGACTGAAAATGTACTAAACAGCAGTAG AGTACAAGAGGCAATTGCAGAAGTGGCTGCTGAATTAAACCCTGATGGTTCTGCACAGCAGCAATCAAAAGCCATCAGTAAAGTGAAGAAGAAAGCCAAAAAGATCCTTCAAGAAATGGTTGCCACTGTCTCCCCGACAATGATCAG ACTGACTGGATGGGTGCTGCTAAAACTGTTCAACAGCTTCTTCTGGAATATTCAAATTCACAAGGGTCAACTTGAGATGGTTAAAGCTGCAGCTGAG ATGAATTTGCCACTTATATTTCTACCAGTTCATAGATCACATATTGACTATCTACTGCTCACTTTCATTCTCTTCTGCTATAACATCAAAGCACCATACATTGCTTCAGGCAATAATCTCAACCTCCCTATCTTCAG TACTTTAATCCATAAGCTTGGGGGCTTTTTCATACGACGGAGGCTAGATGAAACACCAGATGGACGGAAAGATACTCTCTATAGAGCTTTGCTCCATGGG CATATAGTTGAACTACTTCGACAGCAGCAGTTCTTGGAGATTTTTCTGGAAGGCACACGCTCTAGGAGTGGAAAAACCTCCTGTGCTCGGGCAGGACTTTTGTCCGTTGTGGTAGATACTATGTCTACCAAAACCATCCCAGACATCTTGATAATACCTGTTGGAATCTCCTATGATCGTATTATTGAAGGTCACTACAATGGCGAACAGTTG GGAAAACCTAAGAAGAATGAGAGCCTTTGGAGCGTAGCTAGAGGCGTTATCAGAATGTTACGAAAAAACTATGGGTGTGTCAGAGTGGATTTTGCACAGCCGTTTTCCTTAAAG gaatatTTAGAAAGCCAAAGTCAGAAACCTGTGTCTGCTCCACTTTCCCTGGAGCAAGCATTGTTACCAGCTATGCTTCCTTCAAG ACCCAGTGATGCTGCTGATGAAGGTACAGACATGTCCATTAATGAGTCCAGAAATGCAACAGATGAACCCTTCCGAAGAAGATTGATTGCAAATCTGGCTGAGCACATTCTCTTCA CTGCTAGCAAATCCTGTGCTATTATGTCCACGCACATCGTGGCCTGCCTGCTCCTCTACAGACACAGGCAG GGAATCGATCTCTCCACATTGGTGGAGGACTTCTTTGTGATGAAGGAGGAAGTCCTGGCTCGTGATTTTGACCTGGGGTTCTCGGGAAATTCAGAAGATGTAGTCATGCATGCCATACAGCTGCTGGGAAATTGTGTCACAATCACCCACACCAGCAGGAATGATGAGTTTTTTATTACTCCCAGCACAACTGTCCCCTCAGTCTTTGAACTCAACTTCTACAGCAATGGGGTACTCCATGTCTTTATCATGGAGTCCATTATAG CCTGCAGCCTTTACGCAGTTCTGAACAAGAGAGGCTGTGGAGGGTCTGCCAGCGCATCCCCCAGCTTGATCAGCCAGGAGCAGCTGGTGCGGAAGGCCGCCAGTCTGTGCTACCTGCTCTCTAACGAAGGCACCATCTCTCTC CAAGATGATCAGGAAGATGTTAGTCCTGGACTTACTGAGCAGCAGTGGGACAAGAAGCTCCCAGAAGCTTTGTCTTGGAGAAGCGATGAAGAAGATGAAGACAGTGATTTTGGTGAGGAGCAGCGAGATTGCTACCTGAAG GTGAGCCAGTCCAAGGAGCACCAGCAGTTCCTCAGCTTCCTGCAGAGGCTCCTTGGACCTTTGCTGGAGGCCTATAGCTCCGCTGCCATCTTCATTCACAACTTCAGTGGTCCTGTTCCAGAGCCTGAATATCTGCAGAAGCTGCACAAGTACCTAATCACCAGAACGGAAAGAAATGTTGCAGTATATG CTGAGAGTGCCACATATTGTCTTGTGAAGAATGCTGTGAAAATGTTTAAGGATGTTGGG GTTTTCAAAGAGACCAAACAAAAGAGAGTGTCTGTGTTAGAACTCAGCAGCACTTTTCTACCTCACTGTAACCGGCAAAAACTCCTAGAATACATCCTGAGTTTTGTGGTGCTGTAG